A stretch of the Teretinema zuelzerae genome encodes the following:
- a CDS encoding GerMN domain-containing protein: protein MPDKKKKKSASLGCLFWIAFILLVLILFFLKRDTISSVLEKTGIADTLFRNKTVTIESDEPAIPSVKKTDGDEPLLIVPAPQPAAESEAEPAEPQKTESPKSVEAAEKPAPAKEAEPKPVPEKTADRNTDTKPAAAAEKPAAKPSRTPAEKPVPQRKAQLWFVVIDGDGRVLRKQVAREVPKTDSPLADSLASLFSGPNAAEEKKGFRTLIPPGTKLLSATVKDGVATLNFNDAFQFNQFGIEGFIGQLAQIVFTATEFPTVVSVQILIEGQRKEYLGGEGVWIGTPLSRDKF from the coding sequence ATGCCGGACAAAAAGAAGAAAAAATCAGCCTCTTTGGGATGCCTTTTCTGGATCGCATTCATACTTCTTGTACTCATACTTTTCTTCCTGAAGCGCGACACGATTTCCTCAGTTCTCGAAAAAACAGGAATCGCCGATACGCTCTTCCGCAATAAAACAGTAACTATCGAATCCGACGAACCGGCGATACCCTCCGTAAAAAAAACGGACGGAGACGAGCCGCTCCTCATCGTTCCAGCCCCTCAACCCGCCGCGGAAAGCGAAGCGGAACCCGCAGAGCCCCAAAAGACAGAGAGCCCGAAAAGCGTTGAGGCAGCGGAGAAACCCGCTCCGGCAAAAGAGGCCGAACCGAAGCCCGTCCCCGAAAAAACCGCCGACCGCAATACCGACACCAAGCCCGCCGCGGCGGCTGAAAAACCGGCGGCGAAGCCGTCGCGGACTCCGGCCGAAAAGCCGGTTCCGCAGAGAAAGGCCCAGCTCTGGTTCGTGGTTATAGACGGAGACGGACGGGTGCTGAGAAAACAGGTCGCCCGGGAAGTCCCCAAGACCGATTCGCCCCTGGCGGACAGCCTTGCCTCTCTTTTCTCCGGCCCCAACGCCGCCGAGGAAAAAAAGGGATTCAGGACGCTCATCCCTCCGGGAACAAAACTCCTGTCCGCTACTGTTAAAGACGGAGTCGCCACCCTCAATTTCAACGACGCGTTCCAGTTCAATCAGTTCGGCATCGAAGGATTCATCGGACAGCTCGCGCAGATCGTCTTCACCGCGACCGAATTTCCCACCGTAGTCTCGGTTCAAATATTGATAGAGGGGCAGCGCAAGGAATACCTGGGCGGCGAAGGCGTTTGGATCGGCACGCCCCTGTCCAGGGACAAATTCTAA
- the ptsP gene encoding phosphoenolpyruvate--protein phosphotransferase — protein MRKLEGLPASSGIVIGPAFCMRDEPPVDIPRHSIRAEETGTHWNRFETALSLSRSEIALLKDDRSQEQSEILDAHLLMLSDPEFIPQIRAYLDTSLINIEAALKDKVDEAISLLRRTGDSYLAERATDIEDAFDRVMGHLLETGAGGYSQRSRFIPPGTVLVAKNLRPSEAISLRDSGVVGIILEEGGATSHVAILARAWRIPAVMGIRDALRFIGDNESVVLDGTDGLVVAQPTKDALNSWNSRIHAEKSRLLDSTIQKAKIMHARSQTRDGTALNLYANIALADEAFPALEDGAEGIGLFRSEFLYLAASVFPDEESQFESYRKAAEAMKGAPVVIRTLDAGADKMIGEQIELGEKNPLLGWRAVRYCLDRREMFKEQLRALLRASVFGDLRIMFPMISNIEELDAVLDVLEEAKEECDRDELPYNKKVKTGIMIEVPSAAVCADLLAQKIDFMSIGTNDLIQYTMAVDRENAKVAHLFDCYNPAVLRLVKHTIEAANRSGIDVSMCGEMAGDPSAAVLLAGLGLRTFSMAVPQIQRVKTLMARVSLPEAQELASAAMELSAAREIRKLVQEKLKTYE, from the coding sequence GTGAGAAAACTAGAAGGGCTGCCGGCCTCCAGCGGGATTGTAATCGGGCCGGCTTTTTGCATGAGGGATGAGCCTCCGGTCGACATCCCCCGCCATTCCATCCGGGCGGAGGAAACGGGAACCCATTGGAATCGGTTCGAAACAGCCCTTTCTCTATCCCGCTCTGAAATCGCCCTTTTAAAAGACGACCGCTCGCAGGAACAGTCCGAAATTCTCGACGCGCACCTGTTAATGCTGTCGGATCCCGAGTTTATTCCGCAGATCCGCGCGTATCTTGACACATCCCTCATCAACATCGAGGCAGCCCTGAAGGATAAGGTCGACGAAGCGATTTCGCTGTTGCGCCGGACCGGGGATTCGTATCTCGCCGAACGCGCTACAGATATCGAAGACGCCTTCGACCGCGTGATGGGCCATTTGCTTGAAACCGGCGCCGGCGGGTATTCGCAGCGCAGCCGGTTCATTCCTCCCGGAACCGTTCTTGTGGCGAAGAATCTCCGCCCTTCCGAAGCGATATCGCTGCGGGATTCCGGAGTCGTCGGCATAATACTGGAGGAAGGCGGAGCGACGAGCCATGTCGCCATTCTCGCCCGCGCGTGGCGCATTCCCGCGGTCATGGGCATACGGGACGCCCTCCGTTTCATCGGAGACAACGAATCCGTCGTACTCGACGGTACCGACGGCCTGGTTGTCGCTCAGCCTACGAAGGACGCTCTAAATTCGTGGAACTCGCGCATCCACGCGGAGAAAAGCCGCCTTCTCGATTCGACGATTCAGAAAGCGAAAATCATGCACGCCCGCTCCCAGACCAGGGACGGAACCGCGCTGAACTTGTACGCGAACATCGCCCTCGCCGACGAAGCGTTTCCCGCTCTTGAAGACGGGGCCGAAGGCATCGGTTTGTTCCGGTCGGAATTTTTATATCTGGCGGCGTCCGTCTTTCCGGACGAAGAATCGCAGTTCGAATCGTATCGCAAGGCCGCCGAGGCGATGAAGGGCGCTCCGGTAGTCATCCGCACGCTCGACGCGGGCGCCGACAAGATGATCGGAGAGCAGATCGAGCTCGGCGAGAAGAATCCCCTGTTGGGCTGGCGCGCGGTGCGCTACTGCCTCGATCGGAGGGAAATGTTCAAGGAACAGCTGCGCGCGCTCTTGCGGGCCAGCGTTTTCGGCGACCTGCGCATCATGTTCCCCATGATATCGAATATCGAGGAACTGGATGCCGTTCTGGACGTGCTGGAGGAAGCGAAGGAAGAGTGCGACAGGGACGAACTGCCGTACAATAAAAAGGTTAAAACGGGAATCATGATCGAAGTGCCGTCGGCCGCCGTTTGCGCGGATCTGCTTGCGCAGAAAATCGATTTCATGTCCATCGGCACGAACGATCTCATACAATACACGATGGCGGTTGACAGGGAGAACGCGAAGGTCGCCCATTTGTTCGACTGCTACAACCCGGCTGTTTTGCGTCTCGTGAAGCACACCATCGAAGCGGCGAACCGTTCCGGCATCGATGTGTCCATGTGCGGCGAGATGGCCGGAGATCCTTCCGCCGCCGTGCTGCTCGCGGGGTTGGGATTGCGGACGTTCAGCATGGCCGTGCCGCAGATACAGCGCGTGAAGACGCTGATGGCCAGAGTGTCGCTGCCTGAGGCCCAGGAGCTCGCATCCGCCGCGATGGAATTGTCGGCGGCCCGAGAAATCAGGAAACTAGTACAGGAAAAACTGAAGACGTATGAATGA
- a CDS encoding MerR family transcriptional regulator: protein MAEYSIGEMEERTGLKAHVLRYWEEAVPFIRPRKDGQGRRFYGDRDLELVLRLKHLVQNRKFTLEGAGERLLEELTDPAFLDRRREISEIRQQLEAVLGIARKWKDD, encoded by the coding sequence ATGGCCGAGTATTCGATCGGTGAAATGGAAGAACGCACAGGCTTAAAAGCTCATGTCCTCCGGTATTGGGAGGAAGCGGTTCCCTTCATCCGTCCGCGTAAGGACGGGCAGGGCAGGCGTTTTTACGGCGACCGCGATTTGGAGCTTGTGCTTCGTTTGAAGCACCTTGTGCAGAATAGAAAATTTACGCTGGAAGGCGCCGGAGAGCGGCTTCTGGAGGAATTAACGGATCCGGCCTTCCTCGATCGACGAAGGGAAATATCGGAAATCCGGCAGCAATTGGAAGCGGTCCTCGGGATCGCAAGGAAATGGAAAGATGACTGA
- the der gene encoding ribosome biogenesis GTPase Der, with protein sequence MNEDDMNTEDEAVLQREFDETKQWKNLPLLVIVGRPNVGKSTLFNRMLRKRRAITDPTPGVTRDPIEETAFVNGKPMRIMDTGGFKLEREHGTVEAIMDELVVEKTLAALKKADLILLLLEAGTATAEDEEFIQLLRPYRNRLLVAVNKTEGGRREADAWNFLQYGFDQVLCISAEHGDNMLELSEEITSRLDFSKVEEGEEEKKIRIAIVGKPNTGKSTLSNRLTGTEASIVSDIAGTTRDVVEGDFEYRGHTFTVLDTAGIRRKSRVHEDIEYYSVNRAIKTLNDADVVFHMIDAREGLAEQDKKIIAHASSRGLGVVFVLNKWDLMDQDKKTFKEAVRNIKVMFAQMEYAPVLSLSALEGDGIKELLNTAVMLYNELSRKIDTSAVNLALTDWVAASPPPQGRTNKFKIRYMIQTQANPVKFLLFATRPEAVTDSYLAYIRNRIRRDLGFDHIPVVLEVKGSRKRWEERGE encoded by the coding sequence ATGAATGAAGATGATATGAATACCGAGGACGAAGCCGTTCTCCAGAGAGAGTTCGACGAAACCAAACAATGGAAGAACCTTCCGCTGCTGGTGATCGTCGGCAGACCGAATGTCGGAAAATCGACCCTGTTCAACCGCATGCTCCGCAAGCGGAGGGCCATCACCGATCCGACCCCCGGCGTTACCCGCGACCCTATTGAAGAGACTGCCTTCGTCAACGGCAAACCGATGCGCATCATGGACACCGGCGGTTTCAAGCTTGAGCGCGAACACGGAACCGTCGAAGCGATCATGGACGAACTCGTCGTGGAAAAAACGCTCGCGGCGCTGAAGAAGGCCGATCTTATCCTGCTTCTGCTCGAGGCCGGCACTGCTACGGCCGAGGATGAAGAGTTCATACAGCTCCTTCGCCCGTACCGCAACCGCCTTTTGGTAGCCGTCAATAAGACGGAAGGCGGCCGGCGGGAAGCCGACGCGTGGAACTTTCTCCAGTACGGCTTCGATCAGGTTCTCTGCATTTCGGCCGAACACGGCGACAACATGCTGGAGCTGAGCGAAGAAATCACCTCCCGCCTCGATTTTTCCAAGGTCGAAGAAGGCGAAGAGGAAAAGAAGATCCGCATCGCGATCGTCGGGAAGCCTAATACCGGGAAATCCACGCTTTCGAACCGGCTTACCGGAACCGAAGCCTCGATCGTGTCCGATATCGCAGGAACTACCAGGGACGTGGTGGAAGGCGATTTCGAATACCGCGGACATACCTTTACCGTGCTCGATACGGCGGGAATCCGGCGCAAGAGCCGAGTTCACGAGGATATCGAATATTATTCCGTCAACAGGGCCATCAAGACTCTCAATGACGCGGACGTCGTGTTCCACATGATCGACGCCCGCGAGGGCCTTGCCGAGCAGGACAAAAAGATCATCGCGCATGCTTCCAGCAGGGGCCTGGGCGTGGTGTTCGTTCTCAACAAATGGGACTTGATGGATCAGGACAAGAAAACCTTCAAGGAAGCGGTCCGCAATATCAAGGTTATGTTCGCCCAGATGGAGTACGCTCCCGTGCTATCCTTGTCTGCTCTGGAAGGAGACGGGATCAAGGAGCTTCTCAACACAGCCGTCATGCTCTACAACGAACTTTCGCGCAAGATTGATACCTCAGCGGTGAATCTCGCTCTCACGGATTGGGTCGCGGCCTCGCCTCCCCCCCAGGGCAGAACCAATAAATTCAAAATTCGCTACATGATTCAAACTCAGGCTAATCCCGTCAAATTCCTTTTATTCGCGACGCGGCCGGAAGCCGTGACCGACTCGTATCTTGCCTATATCCGTAACCGTATCCGCAGGGATCTCGGATTCGACCACATACCGGTGGTTCTGGAAGTGAAGGGAAGCCGAAAACGATGGGAAGAACGGGGCGAGTGA
- a CDS encoding small ribosomal subunit Rsm22 family protein, whose protein sequence is MTDKDQTRKPFWENIVEKKKRHPKPSKKDSSGGERSDSRDSARPSRDRPDFRGGERGDRPGRDAPYQGRASSGGDRDSSYSRERSDSRDSAAPRGSGYSRERSDSRDSAAPQGSVYSRERSDSRDSAAPQGSGYSRERSDSRDSARPSRDRPDSRGGERGDRPGRDAPYQGRASSGGDRDSSYSRERSDSRDSAAPRGSGYSRERSDSRDSARPSRDRPDSRGGERGDRPGRDAPYQGRASSGGDRDSSYSRERSDSRDSAAPRGSGYSRERSDSHDSARPSRDRPDSRGGERGDRPRYVKEDFRKGGGDRDFASSPRKSRSFDAPEKGVPVFGDLLPETKSLLESFPELVQSVTPLDSKKLQELPERIRELSHELTDERSERRVGYLNDPAILSAYVRYYQWWNLVRLTKIFARLPLELNDGDIAADLGSGPLTLPIALWMARPDLRDKKITWYCVDISQGALSLGEELFLSLAAKTGNEPWKIVRVRGEFGVSLRRRVALVACANMFNERFWDSPQPIEAQAKHDASDIAAYADERSSILVVEPGVPRGGRFITLLRDSLARLGFVPLSPCPHANECPLPGLRFGKWCHFVFDTSDAPAALHKLSDSAGLSKDRAALSYIFSRRDPAAKDSSAEDADGAAEAADATPAPSAEGESHLSVVNRLSGLFASLDVRVTSDPIRLPEYRTGRYGCSEMGMVLLVGKYEAGDWLKTCVSGSFIKVPRPDGRKLERDEKTGALLLTL, encoded by the coding sequence ATGACTGATAAAGATCAAACCCGGAAGCCCTTTTGGGAAAACATCGTAGAAAAGAAAAAACGCCACCCGAAGCCTTCGAAGAAGGACAGTTCCGGCGGCGAACGATCCGACTCGCGCGACTCCGCGCGCCCCTCTCGCGACCGCCCGGACTTCCGCGGCGGCGAACGCGGCGACCGGCCGGGCCGCGACGCTCCCTATCAGGGACGCGCTTCGTCCGGCGGCGACCGGGATTCAAGCTATTCCCGCGAGCGATCCGACTCCCGCGATTCTGCGGCTCCTCGAGGCTCGGGCTATTCCCGCGAACGATCCGACTCCCGCGATTCTGCGGCTCCTCAGGGCTCAGTCTATTCCCGCGAACGATCCGACTCGCGCGACTCCGCGGCTCCTCAGGGCTCGGGCTATTCCCGCGAACGATCCGACTCGCGCGACTCCGCGCGCCCCTCTCGCGACCGTCCGGACTCCCGCGGCGGCGAACGCGGCGACCGGCCGGGCCGCGACGCTCCCTATCAGGGACGCGCTTCGTCCGGCGGCGACCGGGATTCCAGCTATTCCCGCGAGCGTTCCGACTCTCGCGATTCTGCGGCTCCTCGTGGCTCGGGCTATTCCCGCGAACGATCCGACTCGCGCGACTCCGCGCGCCCCTCTCGCGACCGTCCGGACTCCCGCGGCGGCGAACGCGGCGACCGGCCGGGCCGCGACGCTCCCTATCAGGGACGCGCCTCGTCCGGCGGCGACCGGGATTCAAGCTATTCCCGCGAGCGATCCGACTCCCGCGATTCTGCGGCTCCTCGAGGCTCGGGCTATTCCCGCGAACGATCCGACTCGCACGACTCCGCGCGCCCCTCTCGCGACCGCCCGGACTCCCGCGGCGGCGAACGCGGCGACCGTCCGAGGTATGTGAAAGAAGATTTCCGGAAGGGCGGCGGCGACCGGGATTTCGCATCTTCGCCCCGGAAATCGCGGAGCTTCGATGCTCCGGAAAAGGGCGTGCCCGTATTCGGAGATCTGCTGCCGGAAACGAAAAGCTTGCTCGAATCCTTCCCCGAGCTCGTCCAGTCGGTAACCCCTCTGGACAGTAAAAAACTTCAGGAGCTGCCCGAACGAATCCGCGAGCTGTCTCATGAATTGACCGATGAAAGATCGGAGCGCCGCGTAGGCTACCTCAACGATCCGGCCATTCTCTCGGCTTATGTCCGGTATTATCAGTGGTGGAACCTTGTCCGCCTTACGAAGATATTCGCCCGGCTTCCTCTTGAATTGAACGACGGCGACATCGCCGCCGATCTGGGCTCCGGTCCCCTGACGCTGCCCATCGCGCTTTGGATGGCCCGGCCTGATCTTCGGGATAAAAAGATAACCTGGTATTGCGTCGATATTTCGCAGGGCGCCCTGTCTCTCGGCGAGGAGCTGTTTCTGTCTCTCGCGGCGAAAACGGGAAACGAGCCCTGGAAGATCGTGCGCGTGCGCGGAGAGTTTGGCGTTTCTCTGCGACGCAGGGTCGCTCTGGTCGCCTGCGCGAACATGTTCAACGAGCGGTTCTGGGACAGCCCGCAGCCCATCGAGGCTCAGGCGAAGCACGACGCTTCGGACATCGCCGCCTATGCCGACGAACGTTCGTCGATTCTCGTGGTCGAGCCCGGAGTTCCGAGAGGCGGCCGATTCATCACCCTTCTTCGAGATTCGCTGGCCCGGCTCGGTTTCGTTCCCCTGTCTCCCTGTCCCCACGCGAACGAATGCCCGCTGCCCGGACTGCGTTTCGGCAAATGGTGCCACTTCGTATTCGACACTTCGGACGCGCCCGCCGCTCTCCACAAGTTATCCGATTCGGCCGGCCTGTCCAAAGACCGCGCCGCTCTTTCGTATATTTTCTCCCGCCGCGATCCGGCAGCCAAAGACTCGTCCGCGGAAGATGCAGACGGCGCTGCGGAAGCCGCAGACGCAACGCCCGCTCCGTCCGCCGAAGGCGAATCTCATCTGTCCGTCGTGAACCGGCTTTCGGGCTTGTTCGCGAGCCTCGACGTGCGCGTGACTTCCGATCCGATACGTCTGCCTGAATACCGGACCGGCCGCTACGGCTGTTCGGAGATGGGCATGGTGCTGCTGGTTGGAAAGTACGAGGCCGGGGACTGGCTGAAAACCTGCGTTTCCGGCTCGTTCATCAAGGTGCCGCGTCCCGACGGACGCAAGCTTGAGCGGGATGAAAAAACGGGCGCCCTTCTGCTTACTCTGTAA
- a CDS encoding RluA family pseudouridine synthase: MKRNEPFTVLYQDEDIVVLNKSSGLLVAADRWDPDATRLDLLATEALCKEGERLYAVHRIDKDTSGIVIYGKNEEAHRKLSISFQNREVDKTYHALVHGRPAEEEFEVDIPLRADGDAKHRTVRDKHKGKDARTLFRTLAVCGPYAWLEAKPITGRTHQIRAHLQLEGITIVCDPLYGKTDPLYLSKIKRKWRGDELEERPLLDRLGLHAWKLVIKHPTTGAEMEFTAPYPKDLETTRKQLARVFRTDPFDSYEGSSTEEGEENPDD, translated from the coding sequence ATGAAACGGAACGAACCTTTTACAGTACTCTATCAGGACGAAGACATCGTCGTCCTTAATAAATCTTCGGGATTGCTCGTAGCGGCCGACCGCTGGGACCCGGACGCGACGCGCCTCGATCTATTAGCGACTGAAGCGTTATGCAAGGAAGGAGAGCGGCTCTATGCCGTTCACCGCATCGACAAGGATACGTCCGGAATCGTTATCTACGGAAAAAACGAAGAAGCGCACAGAAAGCTCAGCATATCTTTTCAGAACAGGGAAGTCGATAAAACCTATCACGCGCTGGTTCACGGCAGGCCCGCCGAAGAAGAGTTCGAGGTGGACATCCCCCTCCGCGCCGACGGAGACGCAAAGCACCGGACGGTGCGGGACAAGCACAAGGGGAAGGACGCGCGGACGCTGTTCCGCACGCTCGCGGTATGCGGACCCTACGCCTGGCTCGAAGCAAAGCCGATCACCGGACGAACCCATCAGATCAGGGCGCACCTGCAGCTCGAAGGGATCACGATAGTCTGCGATCCGCTGTACGGAAAAACCGATCCGCTGTATTTGTCGAAGATAAAAAGAAAGTGGCGGGGAGACGAACTCGAGGAGAGGCCGCTGCTCGATCGCCTGGGACTGCACGCGTGGAAACTCGTTATCAAGCATCCGACGACCGGAGCGGAAATGGAATTCACCGCCCCGTATCCGAAGGATCTTGAAACAACGCGAAAACAGCTGGCCAGGGTTTTCCGCACCGACCCCTTCGATTCATACGAAGGCTCCTCGACAGAGGAAGGCGAAGAAAACCCGGACGACTAA
- a CDS encoding AAA family ATPase: MNSEEELRTTATLVREIEASVSEIFIGSPHLVRLAVLGLVGSLHVLIEDIPGVGKTTLALSLAEAAGLGFSRIQFTPDLLPADVLGMNVWDPESRNFVFRPGPIEAQAVLADELNRTSPRTQSAFLEAMQEEQITIDGISRKLPEPFFLIATQNPGAFTGTFPLPEAELDRFGLSFQLGYPDAKDETEILKIKTHPNRRLRARTVASPADIAAARNSVLSVHVSEPLREYIVSVARATRDHPDIRLGASPRAAITLQQAARAAAAADGRDFAIPEDVENLAPAVLAHRIQLSPQARLARLDAPECVRRIAASIPKPTGL; this comes from the coding sequence ATGAACAGCGAGGAAGAGCTTCGAACGACGGCAACGCTTGTACGGGAGATCGAAGCATCGGTCTCAGAGATTTTCATCGGATCCCCGCATCTCGTGCGCCTCGCGGTCCTCGGCCTCGTCGGCTCTCTGCACGTTCTTATAGAAGACATCCCGGGAGTCGGCAAAACGACGCTCGCCCTCTCGCTCGCCGAAGCAGCCGGCCTCGGCTTTTCGCGCATCCAGTTCACCCCGGATCTATTGCCCGCAGACGTGCTCGGCATGAACGTATGGGACCCGGAATCCCGAAACTTCGTATTCCGTCCGGGCCCCATAGAAGCCCAGGCAGTGCTCGCGGACGAGCTCAACAGAACCTCGCCCCGCACCCAATCGGCCTTTCTCGAGGCGATGCAGGAAGAACAGATCACCATAGACGGCATTTCCAGAAAACTGCCGGAGCCTTTTTTCCTCATAGCCACCCAGAACCCGGGAGCATTCACCGGAACCTTCCCGCTGCCGGAAGCGGAGCTCGACCGGTTCGGCCTCTCGTTTCAGCTCGGCTATCCGGACGCGAAGGACGAAACCGAAATACTGAAAATCAAAACCCATCCGAACCGCAGGCTTCGCGCCAGAACCGTCGCGTCCCCGGCCGATATCGCGGCAGCGCGGAATTCCGTGCTTTCAGTGCATGTCTCGGAACCTCTGCGCGAATACATCGTATCAGTCGCGAGGGCGACCCGGGATCACCCTGACATCCGGCTGGGAGCGAGCCCCCGCGCGGCGATCACACTGCAACAGGCCGCCCGGGCCGCCGCGGCGGCGGACGGACGCGACTTCGCGATCCCGGAGGATGTCGAAAACCTCGCGCCGGCGGTTCTCGCCCACCGCATCCAGCTTTCCCCCCAGGCGCGGCTTGCCCGCCTCGACGCCCCGGAATGCGTCCGGAGAATCGCGGCCTCGATCCCAAAGCCGACGGGACTGTAG
- a CDS encoding DUF58 domain-containing protein: MRPENRGLDPKADGTVAGMRVGISPGPLILWSSLSLILITFDGLAGYLSEIAALVIPIALICSFAHTFYSMHACTFHQRFSTDHPLKGETVEYELTLVNGGMLPLGRGDCSFADPGPLGSFSKPAEFPVRPEETRIYAADIRCAYRGTYNIGLTSIVFSDLFGILRLEEPIEPRVFYVYPELLRLDPSVEKLAASSGRDRAGETTGEDDPAIFEYIAPMERDRRGKRIAWKYWASRGFPAVITPGRSESAGIRIVLDLWKSAEEADERLPSEDAAASAAFSVMQEMSKRNIPVEFYAGGAPSPVHVLSESDFRALFDQSPNLIFSETEPPAKAFEWGQSTLLISTRPLTAAADGRAPLFSLFECAIAAGNAPHLLLCPPPCRADSEKENLDALEALAEGMRSAQSEGKIRSLLRIADSRKGTEEIAHALRL, encoded by the coding sequence ATGCGTCCGGAGAATCGCGGCCTCGATCCCAAAGCCGACGGGACTGTAGCCGGAATGCGCGTCGGAATCTCACCGGGGCCGCTGATTCTCTGGTCTTCGCTCTCGCTGATTCTGATCACCTTCGACGGCCTCGCCGGCTACCTGTCCGAAATTGCGGCCCTCGTCATCCCTATCGCGCTGATCTGTTCCTTCGCGCACACGTTCTATTCGATGCACGCCTGCACCTTTCATCAGCGTTTTTCTACCGACCATCCGCTGAAAGGCGAAACGGTGGAATACGAATTGACGCTGGTGAACGGAGGAATGCTGCCCCTGGGACGGGGAGACTGCTCCTTCGCCGATCCCGGCCCCCTCGGCTCTTTTTCAAAGCCGGCAGAATTTCCGGTGCGCCCGGAAGAAACACGCATATACGCCGCCGATATACGCTGCGCCTATCGGGGCACCTACAATATCGGACTCACCTCGATCGTCTTTTCGGATCTTTTCGGCATACTCAGACTCGAAGAGCCGATCGAACCGCGCGTTTTCTACGTATACCCGGAATTGCTGCGGCTCGATCCCTCAGTTGAAAAACTCGCAGCTTCGTCCGGCCGTGACCGGGCGGGAGAAACAACCGGAGAGGACGACCCGGCCATTTTTGAATATATCGCGCCCATGGAACGGGACAGACGGGGAAAACGCATCGCCTGGAAATACTGGGCATCCCGGGGATTCCCGGCGGTGATAACGCCCGGCCGTTCCGAGTCGGCGGGGATCCGCATCGTTCTGGATTTGTGGAAGAGCGCCGAGGAAGCCGATGAACGACTCCCGAGCGAAGACGCGGCCGCAAGCGCCGCGTTTTCCGTCATGCAGGAAATGTCGAAGCGAAACATTCCGGTCGAATTCTACGCGGGAGGAGCCCCTTCGCCCGTACACGTTCTTTCCGAATCGGATTTCAGGGCCCTGTTCGATCAATCGCCCAATCTCATCTTTTCCGAAACCGAGCCTCCGGCAAAAGCCTTCGAATGGGGACAGAGCACGCTTCTCATATCCACGCGCCCGCTTACCGCCGCCGCTGACGGCCGCGCGCCGCTTTTCTCCCTTTTCGAATGCGCCATCGCGGCGGGAAACGCTCCGCACCTCCTCCTCTGTCCCCCGCCCTGCCGAGCGGACAGCGAAAAAGAAAACCTCGACGCTCTCGAAGCCCTCGCGGAAGGGATGCGGTCAGCGCAGAGCGAAGGCAAAATACGCAGCTTATTGCGAATAGCGGATTCCCGAAAGGGGACAGAGGAGATCGCCCATGCGCTCCGCCTCTGA